TGACATCCTCAATACTATCGGGGCCAGGTACCGGGGCTGGAAGAACCGGCGGGGCCTGATAGGGGCAACAGCCGCAGCAGCAAGCGATCTGGGGGATCATACTTCCGAGATCCTCGTGTACCGCGAACCACAGCGATTCGGTACGCCCCGCGAAGTTGACCGGGAGAGCCTGTTTGCAGCAGAGGCGGCGACATTCCCGCATACCTGGGATACGGTGGATCCGGTAAACGATGTTGTTGTCTGCGTACCCCACACGCCCGATCCGGTCCTCTTCGGGATCCGGGGCGAGAGCCCGCAGTGGGTGATGGCAGCCCGCCAGATGATCCTCTCTGAAAAGCCGGCACTCGAACAGATCTGGGTCACCAACCAGGGGACTGATGCCCACCTGGTCGATGCCATGATCGGAGAACTGCGCGAGGGATTGTCGTACCGGGTCCATGGAATCGTATCTGATCCTCCAAAAACCGGCACGGGGGGACATGTCTCGTTCACTATCCGCGACGGCGATCTATCCGTGCGTTGCATGGCCTACGAGCCGACAAAGAATTTCCGCCATATTGTGCGTCAGCTGCTGCCGGGTGATGTGGTCATCGCGTGCGGGAGTTTCAAGAAAGGAAGCATCAACCTGGAGAAGATGAAGATAGTCTCGCTGGTAACAGCTGAAACGGTACGCCCGCCCTACTGCACCGCATGTAACAAACGGATGACCAGCGATGGGAAGGGCAAAGGGTACAAATGCAGGAAGTGCAATGCCCGGGCTGAAGTGCCGGAGGTGCAGGAGATTCCCCGCACGCTGGAGCCGGGGTGGTATGAGGTGCCGCCGACTGCACGAAGACACCTGGCTAAACCGTTATGCCGGGGATTACCTGAGTTTTGAGTCCGGATTCGCGACCGTAGGGTCGCCCCGGTTTCGAAAGGCGGAGCCTCCGGTTGGGAAGAAGTGCCGCCAACTGAACGAAGACACCTGGCTAATCGTTATACCTGAATAACTATGTCCGGTTTTTCAGATCATTATATTCATCACTGCTGTCTGCCTGCGGGAAGATATCCAACGGGGAGATGAACGTTACGGGAATCTTTATCTATCATTGTACTCTTCTGTAAAACATCCAGAGCCCAGTCTATGATTACTATCATCTACGTTGATGACGAACCCGATCTTCTTGAGATAGGCAAACTGTTTTTGGAAGAGGACAAAGAGTTTTCTGTCGATTGTGTACTCTCGGGAAAAGAGGCTCTTGATCGGATAAGTTCAGGGCATTATGATGTGGTAGTATCAGATTACCAGATGCCGAAGATGAACGGTATTTCCCTGTTAAAGACCGTGCGTGCAACCTTTGGCGACATCCCGTTCATCCTGTTCACCGGCAAAGGCCGGGAGGATGTCGTGATCGAGGCCATCAACAATGGCGCCGATTTTTACCTCCAGAAGGGTGGCGACCCGGAGGCCCAGTTCGCCGAGCTGGCCCACAAGATCCGCCAGGCGGTGATGAGAAAACAGACAGAACGCTCGCTCCATGATTCGGAACGCCGTCTCTCCGATATCATTGACTTTCTCCCTGATGCAACGTTTGCGATCGACCGGTCCGGACATGTGATCGCGTGGAACCGGGTGATGAAAGAGCTGACCGGGAGATCTGCCTCAGAGATGATGGGAAAAGGGGATTATGAATATGCGATCCCGTTCTATGGCAACCGCCGCCCAATCCTGATCGATCTGGTATTTTCCCCGCACGACGAGATCGGGGACCGTTATTCCTTTGTCAGGGAAGACAAGGGAATCCTGACCGCTGAGACCATAAATGCGACACCGAACGGGATTTCGCGGGTTCTCTCGGGAAAGGCCGCACCCCTCTTCGATTTCCAGGGATCCGTTATCGGGGCAATCGAGTCCATCCGGGACATTACGGAGATAAAAAAGACCGAACAGGAACTGCAAAGAAGCGAAGACCGGTACCGTTCCATTGTCAACGATCAGATCGAGATGATCATGAGGTTCACTCCCGATGGAACGATAACATTCGCCAACGAGTCATTCCGGTCATTCTTCGTTCCCCGGATGAGTCCGCAAGAGATAGAGAGAATGAATGTCCGCGAACTCCTCCGCAGGGGAAATGTCAAAAAGGACATGCGTTTTCTCGCTCCGCTCACGCCGGCTTCACCAACACGGGAGATTGAGCAGGCAATTCCTGACATGACCGGGAAGATATGCTGGCAGCACTGGTCGGTCCGGGCTTTGTTCGACAAAGCCGGTCAGCCGGTTGAGTACCAGGTAGTCGGCCATGACATTACGGGGCAGAAACGGGCAGAAGAGGAGCGGAACCGTTTCGGGCATATCCTTGACAGCTCGGTAAACGAGCTCTATATCTTTGATCCGGAAACGCTGAAGTTTATCGAGGTCAACCTGGGTGCCCGGAAAAATCTCGGGTATTCCCTTGAAGAGCTGCGCACGCTTACTCCCCTCGACATTAAACCTGAGTTCACCAAAGAATCCTTTGAAACCCTTGTCGTTCCCCTGCGCGGTGGTGAGAGAGAAGAGGTCGTATTTACGACAACTCATAAGCGAAAAGACGGGAGTCTGTATCCGGTTGAAGTACACCTGCATCTTTCCAGAGCCGGGGTTTCACCGGTCTTTGTTGCAATTATTCTTGATATCACCGAAAGAAAACGGGCGGAGGAAGAGCTGGCATTCAAGAATGCCATCCTGTCAACACAGCAGGAAACATCCCTCTACGGAATCCTTATTGTAGATGAGAATGGCAGGATCATCAATTACAACCAGAAATTTCCCGGTATCTGGGGAATTCCGGATGCACTCCTTCTGTCCCGCATAGATGAGCCGGTGCTGCATCATGTCGTAGGACAACTTGCCGATCCGGAAGCGTTTCTTGCCCGGGTCAGGTATCTCTACGATCATAAAGAGAAGAAGAGCTTTGAGGAGCTCCTGTTAAAAGACGGCAGGGTCCTAGAGCGGTTCTCCGCCCCGATGCTGGGGAAAGAGGGAAAATATTACGGGAGGATCTGGTATTTCAGGGATATCACCAGGCGCAGGAAGTCGGAAGAGATTCTCAAAAAGAGTGAGGCCCGGTTCCATAATCTCTACAGGAATATGATCGAGGGTGTCGCTCTTCATCATCTCGTATACGATGATAAGGGAAATCCGGTGGACTATATCATCATTGAAACCAACCCGGCGTTCGAGAAACATCTCGGTATCTCACGGGAGAACGTGATCGGGAGGACAAGCCGGGAAGCGTACAGCGTGACCGAGCCCCCCTACCTTGAACGCTATGCCCGGGTCGCACTCACCGGTGAGCCTGATGTATTTGAGACATACTTCCCCCCGCTGGACAGATATTTTTCCATCTCGGCATATTGCCCGGAAAAGGGCCATTTTGCCACGATATTTGAAGACATCACCGAGCGTAAACTGGCTGAAGGAAAATTGAAGGAGAGCGAAGCGAAGTACCGCGAACTGGCTGAACTGCTGCCCCAGGGTATCTTCGAGCTGGATTCAACGTTCCGGATCACGTATGCAAACCAGCATGTGCAGGATTTATTCGGGCTTACCAGCGAGGATATCAGCCAGGGATTGAGCGCTCTCTCCCTGATCGATCCCTCCCAGCACGGACGGGTGAGGGAGAGTGCACAGAGAATAATCCGGGGTTCACCGGTTGAGCCGGGGGAATATACAGCCCTGCGAAAAGATGGCAGCACGTTTCCGGCCCTCATCTATTCAGCCCCGGTTTGCCGGGGCGCGATCCTCGCGGGTTTCCGCGGGGTCATTGTCGATATCTCGTCCCGGAAAAAAATGGAGGACGATCTGCGGCAGAAAAATGTGGATCTTCATACGGCCTTTGAACAGATCACCGCCACGGAAGAAGAGCTCAGAGAGAATTACGAAGAGCTCCGCAGGCACGAACAGGTACTCCGTTCCAGTGAGGAGAAATTCCGGGTTCTTGTCGAGAACTCGCTTGACGCTATCCTGATCACAGACTTTGATGGAAACCTCCTTTTTGCAAACCAGGCAGCCGGCCGAATCATCGATGAGACGGGGTATGAAACAATGATCGGGACGCGGAACGTGCTCGAGTTTGTTGCTCCTGATTCACGTGATGACGTGCTTAAGGATATGAGTAACGTTGCACAGGGCATCGATACGCATCTCGTCAATTATAAACTCATCACCGATAAAAAACAGGTTATCTGGGTTGAGTGTATCGGAAAGAAGGTTCCGTTTGGAAACGCAGACGCGATACTGGTCTCCCTGCGGGACGTGACAGAACGTAAAAAAACCGAGGACCATCTGCGGGAATCAGAGAGAAAATTTGCCACCATTTTTTTAAACAACCCGGTCGCGCTCACGCTCGTATCTGCCGAAGACGGAAAATTTGTCGAGGTCAATGAAGCGTTTTTACGTAACACAGGGTTTGAACGGGAGGAGGTGATCGGGAATACCTCTGACAGCCTGGGCATTTTTGTTGATAAAAACGAATACGCCCGGCTGGCTTTTGAGATCCGGGAAAAGCACCACGTGGAAGGTATGGAACTGCAGTGCCGGAAAAAGAACGGTCAGATCCGGACCTGCCGTTTCTCTTCGAGCATGATCATCATGGG
Above is a window of uncultured Methanoregula sp. DNA encoding:
- a CDS encoding tRNA(Ile)(2)-agmatinylcytidine synthase, translated to MLIGIDDTDSPGGMCTTYLGAVLARRLILAHMRVREARLVRLNPNVTFKTRGNAAIVLDVDGDPEKAFALACNIVDELADFACENTNPGVVVADRKPEAAFYRKAVTDFCTVDEAVDILNTIGARYRGWKNRRGLIGATAAAASDLGDHTSEILVYREPQRFGTPREVDRESLFAAEAATFPHTWDTVDPVNDVVVCVPHTPDPVLFGIRGESPQWVMAARQMILSEKPALEQIWVTNQGTDAHLVDAMIGELREGLSYRVHGIVSDPPKTGTGGHVSFTIRDGDLSVRCMAYEPTKNFRHIVRQLLPGDVVIACGSFKKGSINLEKMKIVSLVTAETVRPPYCTACNKRMTSDGKGKGYKCRKCNARAEVPEVQEIPRTLEPGWYEVPPTARRHLAKPLCRGLPEF
- a CDS encoding PAS domain S-box protein encodes the protein MITIIYVDDEPDLLEIGKLFLEEDKEFSVDCVLSGKEALDRISSGHYDVVVSDYQMPKMNGISLLKTVRATFGDIPFILFTGKGREDVVIEAINNGADFYLQKGGDPEAQFAELAHKIRQAVMRKQTERSLHDSERRLSDIIDFLPDATFAIDRSGHVIAWNRVMKELTGRSASEMMGKGDYEYAIPFYGNRRPILIDLVFSPHDEIGDRYSFVREDKGILTAETINATPNGISRVLSGKAAPLFDFQGSVIGAIESIRDITEIKKTEQELQRSEDRYRSIVNDQIEMIMRFTPDGTITFANESFRSFFVPRMSPQEIERMNVRELLRRGNVKKDMRFLAPLTPASPTREIEQAIPDMTGKICWQHWSVRALFDKAGQPVEYQVVGHDITGQKRAEEERNRFGHILDSSVNELYIFDPETLKFIEVNLGARKNLGYSLEELRTLTPLDIKPEFTKESFETLVVPLRGGEREEVVFTTTHKRKDGSLYPVEVHLHLSRAGVSPVFVAIILDITERKRAEEELAFKNAILSTQQETSLYGILIVDENGRIINYNQKFPGIWGIPDALLLSRIDEPVLHHVVGQLADPEAFLARVRYLYDHKEKKSFEELLLKDGRVLERFSAPMLGKEGKYYGRIWYFRDITRRRKSEEILKKSEARFHNLYRNMIEGVALHHLVYDDKGNPVDYIIIETNPAFEKHLGISRENVIGRTSREAYSVTEPPYLERYARVALTGEPDVFETYFPPLDRYFSISAYCPEKGHFATIFEDITERKLAEGKLKESEAKYRELAELLPQGIFELDSTFRITYANQHVQDLFGLTSEDISQGLSALSLIDPSQHGRVRESAQRIIRGSPVEPGEYTALRKDGSTFPALIYSAPVCRGAILAGFRGVIVDISSRKKMEDDLRQKNVDLHTAFEQITATEEELRENYEELRRHEQVLRSSEEKFRVLVENSLDAILITDFDGNLLFANQAAGRIIDETGYETMIGTRNVLEFVAPDSRDDVLKDMSNVAQGIDTHLVNYKLITDKKQVIWVECIGKKVPFGNADAILVSLRDVTERKKTEDHLRESERKFATIFLNNPVALTLVSAEDGKFVEVNEAFLRNTGFEREEVIGNTSDSLGIFVDKNEYARLAFEIREKHHVEGMELQCRKKNGQIRTCRFSSSMIIMGTKPVILSTIEDITEQTTTQSAFQAIVRSMVGTTGVSSLGKIAKNISSWLGADCVMIGEIQPDGQTVKVLSMLLDGEEIPDFYYSLKGTPCDNVVEKGFCLYPDNARQLFPESRDLAGLNIRGYVGTPLRNSAGMVSGILCALSRNPLSPTPSVQEIMDIIAVKAAAEIEGMQMERALEKSRQLLGEAMDMAHLVNWEYDLASGLFTFDDRFYALYGTTAEREGGNLMPAEVYAREFVHPDDRHLVGEEVKRAMTTTDPNYTSALEHRIIRRDGEIRYIVVRIGITKDAEGRIVKTHGANQDITDIRKAEEVVRETEGRYQSLVETSPGIIWEIDPGGRLLYISPIVATIMGYAPKELIEKKISDLIPEEMRSVVGKLMAHFGASLDEPISPFEIIVRHRDGHDIVLEIRPSRIIGRDGNLAGFRGVAFDTTERKKAEEALKRANRQLNLLGSITRHDLLNKITVILGNLKMAERKCTDPMQGEHLKKIRSATSTIKSQIEFTRIYQELGIHEPQWIDLNTVIPYQHVPPGITLDAAVHGIQLLADPMLERVFFNLLDNSVRHGERVTKIRVSSHQSGENLTIVWEDNGRGIAGDEKEQIFERGFGKNTGLGMFLAREILSLTGITIRECGVPGREARFEIAVPKGAYRLDTPPVKE